The Rhodamnia argentea isolate NSW1041297 chromosome 7, ASM2092103v1, whole genome shotgun sequence genome contains the following window.
GAAAGAAGGATGCTATAAGAACCGAGGCACCAAGTACCACTGGCAATACAAGAACTTCAATGGAATCAAATGCCCTTATGCTTGACATTGCATAACTTTCTGGAGCTGATGAATGTTGTAATCTACTAAATGAGATGATTCCGGGATTACCAACATAATCCAACCTCGAATAACCTAGAGAACCAACTCTGCCAGCTCCATTTCCATCACAGATTATCAGAGCAGGACTCAAATTTTTCCCTTGGTTGTTTTGGAAAATCAAGTCTAGGGTATCAACGAGCTGCTTTGGGAAACTTACAGCATAGCCTATCAAGCTAGTAGCAAGAGCAGAAAAGGCAAAACCTTGAACTGCTGACAGAGCAGAGGACTTCACAGACAGCAAAAGGGATATGGGATCTCCAGGTGAAGCAGCGGGATTAGTCCCAGAAAGCCCCAGAACAATCAAATTCCATGAAAGAACCATAATCAATGGAATGAACCCACCAATTAGTATAGCTTTCTTAGCATCACGCACCGAATTCCCGGCAATCTTGCAAATGAAAGGGGTGATCACATGGAACCCCAGCGTCAGTACCATAACTGGTATGGCCGGCAAAATTGATGACATGCTCCAAGAGGCATGAGAAAAGGATGCAATCACATTACTCCTAGCCACAGACATACCAATCCCCACTAGTGTACTTATAGACATGAGCATGACAAAGCACAGGAGCCTATTTGCAGCATCGATTACATAAAAGGGGAAGAAACCAATGACGACCCCAACAGCCAGAGGGACCAGCCCAAAGGCCAATGCAACATCCATCCATGGGAACCACTGAGAGACAATGGAACCAATCCCAGAAACACATGCCACCACCAAAGAAAAGCTTAGGGAAGCATACACAATGGCCACAAGAGCCCCAAAACTATTCCCCAAGGCCTTAGTAGCAAGGCCAGTGAAGCTCACCTCCACAACCCCATCTTCCTCCATGGCTGCAAAAGTGAGCTCTGCAACAAGTACTATGGAGGACACAACATAAAGCCATGATAATAAAATAGCAATGGTTGAAGGGAATGGACCTGACTTGATGGTGAGAGCAGGGAGGCCCAGCATTCCTGGTCCCACTGCCGTGCCCACGATCAAACTGACAGCTCCCCAAAAGCTCTTCTTCTGGGTCTGTTCTCGAGTTTGTGAAGGTCGTGAAAGATGCAGAGACTCGCTAGGGTCTGCGCAGTTTAAGACTGAAGTGGATTTCTGGGTTTTCAAGGTAAAGATCGGTCTTTTGGTCAACGATGGAGGGGGATTGTGAAGCCGGGTTTTGTCGGGGATGAAGAGATTGTGGAGATGGGTTGTGGTAGTGCGAGGGTGATTGAAGTTGTGCCTTGGGTGGTTGGATCTTGATGCTGTGATTGAGTTTGTGAGTCTGGATGAAAGGGAGAGATGCATTTTTTCTGAAATGAAGAAAACTTGGGGGTTTGTCTTCTGTGAGGTTCTGTTAAATTAAGGTTCCTTTTCGCAGAGGAGAATCAGCTGGCAAGACTTTGCCCAAGAATGTAAGAAGAATCTCGGAAGTGTCGGAGCAGGCTGAGAAAGCCTTGGCTTAGGAATTTCTTCTCAAATCCGTCTTTTTCATCATACTCACGAGGATACAATGAGATGCTCATTGTGAGACAACACAAAAGGGGAGAAGACTCTTGTATACAAATACCCATCGATAGTAAATCTTTCCTTAGTTTAATGGTGGAGATTCTATCTTCCTATCTAGCAACTATCCACATTAATTACAGAAACTCTCAAGAACAGTATACATTTTCCATATCGACTGTAGTAATATTCTAAAGTACACAAAAAAGGCTTGCCTAATCTTCTTGGATCATCCTCAATCCTTTGTGTGTTGAAAACCTCCGGACCGTGACATTCTCCCCACCTAATGGTGTAATGCCCTCGTCGCATTTTCGACATGAAAAACATCAATTTGCTTAttaaattgccaaaaaatttcGCGGGTTCTCGGCTTGCTTCACTCTCCGATAGACCCTTCCATCGGATCAAATACTCACTTTGGCATACAATACTGCTTTCATATGACTCAGTCCATCATGACGAAATCAACATCTCGGTCATATGAGGTTTTTGCCCAAGAGGTGCCCATTACAACTCTCCTCAATCCGGATCTTCCTAATCTACATGAAATAGTTTAAGCATACTCACATGATGTTCCTTTAACTTTGGTGGGAGTTCCAACTTGTATGACACCTTACCTACTTGCTGCAATACTCGCAGCGGTCTTTCATAACAACGAATTAACCCCTTGCACACGTCCTGACATCGAAGAACTAAGTGAAGCTTGGCCAAACGATGTCCCAACTTGGTACACCACGAGCTGTCGCTTCTCGTTAGCCCATTTCTTCATGCGCTTCGTGGCCTTGTGTAGGCAAGTCCTCTTATTTATGCCACTCCTTTAGCTTCACCCAATCCTTTTACGTTGTGCTCAGATAATGCCGAAGTTACAGCTCTGGGAGTGCATTCACCCTCTTCATTTGACCATCGGTTTAAGGATGCAGACTCGTGGAGAAGTTGAGTTGCAATCCTAGCAACTTGAAGAGCTCGATCCAGAACTTCTTAGTGAACTAATGATTGCGATCGGTCACGACCATTTGCAGTATGCTCCAAACTTGATGATGTGAGAAATAGTTTGGCAGCTTCTTCGACTGGGCAATCCTTTGTAGTTGGCATGAACGTCATATACTTGGAGAACCGATCCACCCACCATGATCATCAAAGTCCGACACACTTCAGACTTAGGCAAGTTCACAATGAAATCCATGAAGACAGTCTCCCATGGATGCTCCAGGACAGGAAGAGGCTTAAGAAGCTTCGCCGTCGATCATTGCTCCAGCTTGTCTAGCTGGCACATAAGACGACACATCCTCAAATGAGCTTCAACATCGTGGCGTAGGTACAACCGAAAGTACCTATCCTCCACAAGCACCATCGTGCGGTGGATCCCCAAATGATCCGTCCACTTGGAATGTGGTCCCTCCTTCCATAGCTTCCCATAGAATTGCACGTACAACCATCAGCCTTTGGTGTAAATTAGGTCGCCTTCACACCAGAATTGCCAAGTCTTGTTGTCTCACGTATACTCAAGAAGGGCCTTGGCGATGGATCATGTTGTAGCCCCTCCTTGATCTAGTCGGTCCGTGGGCGCTCGGGTCGACTTATGGTTGCCATTTCCATCTTTCGGCTGAGTGCATCGGCCATGGGGTTGGTCTTCCCAAGCTTGTGCTCTAACCAATAGTTAAGTATTGCAAGGAAGTGTTGCCAACGAGCTTGTTTTGGGGTCAGCTTCTTTTGCATTTGAAAGAAACTCGTGGCTAAATTATCCATCCTCGCAATGAACCGCGATCCCAAGAAGTAGCGTCGCCACGTACGAAGGTAGTGCACCATTGCCGTCATCTCTTTCTCTTGAACCGTCTATGACCATTCAGTCTTATTCAGCTTTCTTGATTCAGATGACATTGGGTGTCCTTCCTATATTAGTATGCTGTCAATAGCATAATCCGATTCGTCGGTTTCTACCTCATATGCATGGTTTAGAGTGATCGGACAGCAGAAGCACTTGTTCCTTGGTTATCGCTTGCTTTAGCCGATCAAACGCCTCTTGACATTGACTCGTCCACTCCCGCAACATCCCCTTCTTCAGCATGTCCATGGATGGCACAGAAATGCTTGAGTAGAACCAGCACGAGCAATGGTTCCTCAGGCCAAAAGGCATGACGAGGAACTCGTACAAGCCATAAAGTGTCACACGTGCAGTCTTCAGCTTGTCCCCCTCGACAATCCACACTTGATAGTATCTCAATCGCAAATCAAGCTTCGTGAAGTACTACGCACCACCAAGTTGGCTGAACAAATCGCTGAATGAGCAGGATTCGGTACTCGTTCTTTATCGTCCGTTTGTCCAGTGCCCGGTAGTCACTGTACATTAAGATTGACCCCCCGTGTTTCATTCGAAATAGGATTGAGGCGCCAAATGGAGCTTTGATTGTTGCATATAGCCAGCGTCGAGtaactttttaaattgtttGCGCAACTCGTCCAACTCCAGGAGTCCCAAGCGGTTGGGTACTATGGCAGGTGGTCGGGTATTAGGAACTAGCTCGATCCGATGATCTACCTCCCTTCGTGGCAATAGCTTCTTCAGTAGTTCAGAGGCATCGCGTCCTTGAATGAGTTAAGAACTTGGGCAGCTTCCATTGGGATCTCATTCTCATTGCCCTTCACAGGTGCGGCTTCCACCTCGGCAAGCTTTGCCTTAATTTTGATCATCTCTGCGCGCATGGCTTCCAGCAATGCTTCCAAGGAATCATTCCATTGCCGGAGTTCAATGGCTGCAGTGCCAAGGTACCCAGCATCTCTCCTTGGAGCCCACCCATGCCGGATTCGAGCCCTTGCACCTCTGGTTAGAGCTCTCCCTTTCCAGACTCGAGCTCTCCGATGATCTCAGACATTTCCTCCACAGCTCCTCGGATATCTCCCATGGTAATATCCATCTTCGCCGTACGGGCCTCCAACTCATGCATCACATCCCTCGAACTCCCACGGCCCTTCTTCGTCTCGGCACCTTGTTAATTGGTGGCCCTTCCACTTCGTCCCTCAACGGCCTTCCCGCCTTGTCGGTTCTTGCACCTTGAACAGACGTCATGTCCGAATGTGGATATGCTTGCGCTTTGGATCGATTTCACTCTCTAATACCACTCGTCACGAGTCGGTAGATCTTGCGTTTCCTTACCTGTACAACCTTAAGAGTTTCTTTTCAAGTCGGACTTCTCACTATACTCACAAGGATCTTTAGAGAGAGAACTCTAAAGAGAAGCTTTGGATTTCCTATTACTCGTGAAACGATACAAAGGATGGGGAGGAGACTCCTAATGCTCTTCTAATTACTATTATAAATCTCCCTTTAATCTAACGGTGGAGATTCCATCTCCCCATCAATCAATTACCCGCATTAATTATAAGAACTCCCTAGAATAGTATACATTCCTTATATCGTCCCTAAAAATATAGTACcatacaccaaaaaaaaaggctcgcCCGGCCTTCTTCCTCGGTCTTTCGTGCGTTGAAACCTCCAAATCGTGACATCTTTCTTTGATCAAGGAGAAACAAGAACAGGGAATAACCCCCTCTGGGAAGATTCCAAAGAAAATAGCACTTTTCTCATCCCATCGATCCAATCCAACAAGCAATTGAAAGCCCCTTCTAAAGCCGAACAATTTTTGGTGGTGGATTGACTTTGGCATTTCGTTCCATGGTAATCACCTCGAACGTCGTGGACAAATATCTAAATACATCCGGTACATGTACTCCGAGTTCACCTGCTTTAGACAAAACGATACTAAGTGCACGTACTCTTGACAATTTTGAAGTTGATCTTGCATGTTCTTAAATTATACGAGTTCAATCAATTGCGGCAATAGCTTGATGATACGTTTATTATATGAGACATGAAATAGCgtctattttataaaaaatgaatggtccgaaaataaatataaattacTATCGATTTATGAATAAATGTTTTGTATTAGTTATAATATTTTAAGTTATAcgagcgattatttttttttacagaatatttttcaaaaaatccaatGTGAACGAAGTGCAAAGAAAGATGCTGCCTTTCGCGAGTTTTATCCGGTAGATTGTCCAAACCTAATGGCGCCCCCACTTTCATCGTCCTTGCCCAagcctctcttcctctttttttttttttttattgggggtCAAACTTGCCGAAGCTTCAAATGCCGCCACGTGTACGATCTTCTGCAGCCCACGTCACGTGCACCTTCCCTGCACCGTCAAACCCGCTGAATTGACACTTTAACGCCTTATCCGGCGGCAAATATCTAAGACGTCCTTCTCCGCTGATAACTACCGTCAGATTCACATCCAACGGCCAACGGTTCATCGAACGGTCCCCCGAATTCTTAATTTTCGACTTATTAATCCACTTTTTccatatgaaaagaaaaacatattctctctctctctctctctgcgagtACAGGAAAAGTGCTTTCGATTCGACGGGACCCTCTTTTACCTTGTTGAATCGAGCAAATCGTTGGATCCAGCCCCTTTCGTTCGCGATTCGATCCACAGGCCGAAGGAAAATCTGGGTCCGTTTCTTTTTCTCTGCGTTGCGAGGAAATGGCCGCCGAGTTCTTGAGCGGATCGAGCTTGCTCTCGCCGCGCCATCGTCGAGTCGCCGGCGGAAGCTGCGTCTCCGTGCTCCCCGGAAGCTTCAGGTCCGGCAAATTCCCGGGGTTCCAGCTCAGGTTCCGCCCCCTCGCGATGTCGAAGTCTCTGGGGCTGAGATCCTCCGTCTCCAGATCGAGGAGCGGTGTTTTCGGGGACGGAGTCGCGCGCAAGCAAACTGATTGCGCGCCCAAGAGGAGGATATCGCGAAATTACTCCTTGAATGCACAGGTTTGGCTTTTCTCGCCCTCCCCCCTCAAGGGGATtcatctgttactttggatttttgttcaaattgttCTGTAAATTTTGGTGCTTTTTGAGAAGATCTTGTGCGTGTTCGCCATTTATTTTGTATCTAGATGATTCTTTGTTGGGCAAGCTCGAAATTTGTTGCCCAATCTTGCGCATCCATATATTTCTTTCtggatgttatttttctttttttcttgatcgttatggactgattttttttttttttggttgaatgatGCTATAATTTGTCCACAAACGTAGATTTCTTCTCTCAAATCATTGCGATGTATACATACGAAATAATCGTGTTTCTCCCGTAATAATATGATATGGCACAGGGTAATTTAAGAATAGGGAAGGCTCAGAAATGGTGGGAGAAGGGGCTTCAACCGAACATGAGAGAGGCCAATGGCGCGCAAGACCTCGTGGAGTGTCTGTTGAGCGCTGGGGATAAGCTGGTGGTGGTCGACTTCTTCTCCCCAGGCTGCGGCGGATGCAGGGCCCTGCATCCGAAGATATGCCAATTGGCTGAGACAAACTCGGACGTGCAGTTCCTTCAGGTGAACTATGAGGAGCACAAGTCCATGTGTTATAGCCTCAACGTTCACGTTCTCCCGTTTTTCCGACTATATAGAGGTGCTCATGGCCGGCTCTGCAGCTTCAGCTGCACTAATGCCACGGTTAGTCCCTCGCAATCTCTTCAATCTTTGCTGATGATTGGCGCTTTTCTTTGGTAGTGGTCTGACTGGTGAGGTCTCGGCTTTTCTTATTACTTCAGTCTTCATCAATCTGCTGGGTTTGTATATGTTGTTTTATGGGTTTATAAAGTTCGAATTACTGCGAGGCTGTAAAATGCAAATCTTATGGACTGAAGGAAGACCTTGTGTCACAGCCCTTAAGACTCTCCATGTCAAACATGGCTAGTGATGGTGGATTATTTGGTTATCAAGTATCATTGTCTATGCTCATTTTCAGTGGTATGGAGGAGGTCTCACGGTTGTCTTTTGTTACTTCGGTtggaaatattttgaaaaggttTTCTGCTTCAagtcctcaatttttgaaagagACAACCGTCCTTCTTTTGTCCCAACAACATCATCTTAGATTGGAAGTTAACATAATTGTGCTTCATgaaatttcctcttcttctcaagGTTGCCAGAAAAATATGTGAAAACAGATATTTTTATTCTATGGAAACTGCTCTTTGTTTTCTTAATATTAAAGGCACTTGTAAAGAACACCCATAAGATTAAGTAGCCTTTCTTTTCTAGCCAAAACATTAATAAGCTTACTGTTAGGATCATCTTTCTTGCCAATAATACCTGAGAATTCTGGCTACCCTGTTGTTTTCATCGACTGTTGGACGCTGATTAAAAATTGCTTGTGTTGGTGTTCCACAGAtaaagaaattcaaagatgcattGGCCAAGCACACCCCAGACCGTTGTAGCCTCGGCCCAACAAAAGGTCTGGAAGAGAAAGAGCTCCTGGCGCTCGCAGCCAACAAAGATTTATCCTTCAACTACAGGCCAAAGCCAGTTCCTGTCACGGAGCAGGAAGAAGCAGTGGCCGAACCTGTGGTATCTCCCGCCCAGTcggatcttcctcttccttcttcacttCATCTTCCCTCATCAACCCCTTCAGCTCAACAACATATGATTAATACAGCAAGATGAGGTTGTCAACTATAATATTTGGCCttcatctctcttcttcttgtaCGGgcgtttttatgtttttctggGCTTGTTTCTCTCCTTACGGTGCTTACAAAGCAAGAAACTGGTACAGATAAATAGGTAGGACTTAGATATATGTGTATAGCCAGTGATTCGCGAGCTGTggatttatgttttttttgggtccaagcTTGCTGGTCTCTCGGTACCTACCGGTTACTTTGTGAGTAGCTTCTTGTTCTCTTTTATGATCGGGGAAGAAGCTATTCAGTAATGTGAAGATCTTGTCATTTTATATTCTAATGTAACGTGCCTTGTATGTTCGTCCGGTGGCCAGAATGGCCGTGGCGTGCATTGCGACTTGCGATATGTTGCTGCATGTTTGTTTTAGGACGATGCCACCATTTTCTGTTTGACACATCCACATGGAATCTATCTACCTCAGAAACATTGTCGGGGTTGTTTTTGCGTACATGGACCGTGCTCAGTCAAAGTTCTGTATAATACCATTAAAGGCCCTTGAgctaaagttttgatttttggttaCACAATCTTATAGACCTTTGATGCAAAGTTGAGTTTTGCAGATGCTCAAAGCTCAATGCAACTTGGTACCAGCTTTGGCTTTTCTGAAAGTGTTAATTCTGGGTTTTAATGACTAGGATTTTTGCAATCCTGTTGTTACTCTGGACGCTATTCCTCGTGTCGCTCCAAGTCTAACTCGCTGGCCTCCGGTCAACGCTCGGCGAGGGTCGCAGAGGTTTGCTGAGGGTCGATTTCACCTCTAGCTTGCTTGAGGTTGCGCGATGCTTGCCAAGGGTCGCCAAGAATCGTCCAAGTATTGTTGAGGGTTGAGGTCGGTGCCCAGTTCCGATCTCCAAATCTAGCTCGCCTAAGATCACGCAACCTCGAAGTCACCTCGGTGGCCCGTCGCTTGGGGTTGCATCACGTCGGTATGGTCCACTGCCGGAGATTTTTCCTCCGGTGCCTGAACTCATCCATCCTCtcttgctctttttcttttatatatatttttaactaTTTACTTTTCTTTAAAAACCCTTTGGATAAATACGAACTCTCTGGGCAAAAACTGAATCAAACGCAACCGACTGTCACCGAGCTTATTAACACCTGTCTGCCATTTTCATATTCTTGTGTCTTCAAGAAGTTGCCATAGCTAAGAGAGTTTCGGCGAGCACCATTCAAAATGAAAGCAAAGTGAAAACCCAAACACTAAAAGTTGACTTAGAGGAAGCGATCGTAGAGATGCTTTTGCTGTTTTATCGTTCTAAACAATCATATCATGGTTTCATTTGACGGAAGATACTGagctcttgttttttttttcaaattaaaatacaaGAGTTGTTTCATCAAGTTAATCGACCTAGTGTGCTTGTTTGgcgaaaaatgaacaatttgaaaattaattttttttttaaaaaaattgctcgTTTTGCTTACAAAAAGAAATcgcatgaatgaaaaatattttcatggtccGCGAAAATTTTTCGACATAAAGTGTTGTCGATAACGAGAGCATTTTTCaattactaattatttcaagctatacatttggccatttttagaaaaatatttttcaaattattcatttttttacaaaataaacggagcctaaaaggCAAACGATATTAATGAATTCACCGCCTATCTAATCGTAGAAGCATACACTTCACTAAACATTGCTGCTTGTCAAAGAACTGCTTGCCAAATATCTACTATCCAGTCCTAGATTAGCAGGGAATATACAACAAAACAAAGTTGCGCAATCAATAATCTCAAAAGCCAATGAAAGAACGCCCAAGGAAGGGAAAGTTACAACCATCTATGGTTGCAAAGTATGAATTGCTAAACATGTAGAAAACCCAGGTTTGCATACATGACTACATGAGTATGATTGGGTTTGCAAAGACACTGCATAGAAATAAAACTCGGCTAGTAAAATGATGCAATAaatcagtgaaaaaaaaaaatgggatgtGGTAAACTATATGTCTTTGCCACACCACTTGTAGATCGATTCTGGCTCTAACGAGGGAATGCATTGAGATTCGATAGCGGTTTCAGAAGCATGGACAGCAATCCTATTTGACCGATGCACATTGCTAGCATCAGGAAATCGAGTAATCGAGAATATGAAGTTTTGAAAAGCAATTTCAGAAGCACCAACAGTGATACATTGCTAGCATCGCATCAGGAAAATGGAGTTAACGAGAATCTCAAGTATCTAACCGAGCTATGAAAAACCTAGCTAAAAATTGTGATAAATCCACAAATACGGAAGAAGTCCGATACCTATACATCGCCAAGAGGTCGAGAGGTCGGGAGTGGGCTCCCAATCAACCATTGCCT
Protein-coding sequences here:
- the LOC115737837 gene encoding tyrosine-specific transport system yields the protein MHLSLSSRLTNSITASRSNHPRHNFNHPRTTTTHLHNLFIPDKTRLHNPPPSLTKRPIFTLKTQKSTSVLNCADPSESLHLSRPSQTREQTQKKSFWGAVSLIVGTAVGPGMLGLPALTIKSGPFPSTIAILLSWLYVVSSIVLVAELTFAAMEEDGVVEVSFTGLATKALGNSFGALVAIVYASLSFSLVVACVSGIGSIVSQWFPWMDVALAFGLVPLAVGVVIGFFPFYVIDAANRLLCFVMLMSISTLVGIGMSVARSNVIASFSHASWSMSSILPAIPVMVLTLGFHVITPFICKIAGNSVRDAKKAILIGGFIPLIMVLSWNLIVLGLSGTNPAASPGDPISLLLSVKSSALSAVQGFAFSALATSLIGYAVSFPKQLVDTLDLIFQNNQGKNLSPALIICDGNGAGRVGSLGYSRLDYVGNPGIISFSRLQHSSAPESYAMSSIRAFDSIEVLVLPVVLGASVLIASFFRSTFSRALDFAGVYANCFLFGILPPLMAYIQQSRRKLRLEILPGGNVALLLLFIIAVVLGIWH
- the LOC115737757 gene encoding thioredoxin-like 1-1, chloroplastic; its protein translation is MAAEFLSGSSLLSPRHRRVAGGSCVSVLPGSFRSGKFPGFQLRFRPLAMSKSLGLRSSVSRSRSGVFGDGVARKQTDCAPKRRISRNYSLNAQGNLRIGKAQKWWEKGLQPNMREANGAQDLVECLLSAGDKLVVVDFFSPGCGGCRALHPKICQLAETNSDVQFLQVNYEEHKSMCYSLNVHVLPFFRLYRGAHGRLCSFSCTNATIKKFKDALAKHTPDRCSLGPTKGLEEKELLALAANKDLSFNYRPKPVPVTEQEEAVAEPVVSPAQSDLPLPSSLHLPSSTPSAQQHMINTAR